A genomic segment from Polyangium mundeleinium encodes:
- a CDS encoding CgeB family protein encodes MRVLVLGPRFADGFADNVAETLVEMGHEVLGAEEVDHAAYWSVPRRALRMVEERVFGDAPLPQDRKLLRFVKDRRPDVLLALTWDVHPEVLDALGRFVPGRRILWWGDAPANSRRFGLVNPFWDKVYVKDPDAVKKLRLAGKECALLHEAMNPRWHRPLAKQTSDAVVVAGNYYAFRQAVLMRLLRDGARLELYGAEPPPWSAKEIRASFSGKYVVREEKSRVFGAGMACLNTFALAEGNSLNCRAFEIAGAGGLQLVEFRPTLLQCFEPGKEVLAFETYEELRGHLEHARRFPADMLAIREAGARRALAEHTYRHRLETILADFA; translated from the coding sequence ATGCGTGTCCTCGTCCTCGGCCCTCGATTCGCGGACGGCTTTGCCGACAACGTCGCCGAGACGCTCGTGGAGATGGGCCACGAGGTCCTGGGCGCGGAAGAGGTCGATCACGCCGCGTATTGGTCGGTCCCTCGCCGCGCGCTCCGCATGGTGGAAGAGCGGGTCTTCGGGGACGCGCCCTTGCCGCAGGACCGCAAGCTCCTCCGCTTCGTCAAGGATCGCCGCCCGGACGTCTTGCTCGCGCTCACGTGGGACGTGCACCCCGAGGTCCTCGACGCGCTCGGCCGCTTCGTCCCGGGCCGGCGGATTCTCTGGTGGGGCGACGCGCCCGCGAACAGCCGCAGGTTCGGGCTCGTGAATCCCTTTTGGGACAAAGTGTACGTCAAGGACCCGGACGCCGTGAAAAAGCTACGGCTCGCGGGCAAGGAGTGCGCGCTCCTGCACGAGGCGATGAACCCGCGCTGGCATCGGCCGCTCGCGAAGCAGACGAGCGACGCCGTGGTCGTCGCGGGGAACTATTATGCCTTCCGCCAGGCCGTCCTCATGCGCCTGCTCCGCGACGGCGCGCGGCTCGAACTTTATGGCGCCGAGCCGCCGCCCTGGTCGGCGAAGGAGATCCGCGCGAGTTTTTCCGGGAAATACGTCGTCCGCGAGGAGAAGAGCCGCGTGTTCGGGGCGGGGATGGCTTGCCTCAACACGTTCGCGCTGGCGGAGGGCAATTCGCTGAATTGCCGCGCGTTCGAGATCGCGGGCGCCGGCGGGCTCCAGCTCGTGGAGTTCCGGCCGACGTTGCTCCAGTGCTTCGAGCCAGGAAAAGAGGTGCTCGCGTTCGAAACGTACGAGGAGCTCCGGGGCCACCTCGAACACGCGCGCCGCTTCCCGGCCGACATGCTCGCGATCCGCGAGGCCGGCGCGCGCCGCGCCCTCGCCGAGCACACGTATCGGCACAGGCTCGAAACCATCCTCGCGGATTTCGCCTGA
- a CDS encoding glycosyltransferase — protein MSLRVLHVIPSFWPATRYGGPIEGVLRLCQRLLGLGVTVEVVTTDADGTGDLAVPHAEQTLAEGVPVRYFPRRPRTRFAVSAPLALHLAREITRWDLVHVTALFSFSSAAAMALARRAGVPAVLSPQGTLMPWAIGSKRWKKAPYFELVERKNILSAAGVHATSDEETREILRHVPGARTFVVPNGVDLPDVLPDVPREKARIVFLGRIHPVKGFDVLVPALARVAAVLPEVETLVAGPDEDGEQARVEALLARVTPRPRVRFLGPVYGKDKQELLASATVLVLPSHGENFGIVVAEALAAGTPVVVSKACPWKILEERGAGAWVENTPERIAEALLWMLEDPARARRMGEAGRAVAAEFGWDAMAKQMLGEYEAIALRGRRP, from the coding sequence ATGTCCCTCCGCGTCCTCCACGTCATTCCGAGCTTTTGGCCCGCGACGCGGTATGGCGGGCCGATCGAAGGCGTGCTGCGTCTTTGCCAGCGGCTCCTCGGCCTCGGCGTGACCGTCGAGGTCGTCACGACGGACGCCGACGGCACGGGCGATCTCGCCGTGCCCCACGCGGAACAGACGCTCGCCGAAGGCGTGCCCGTCCGGTATTTCCCGCGCAGGCCTCGCACGCGGTTTGCCGTCTCCGCGCCGCTCGCGCTCCACCTCGCGCGGGAGATCACGCGCTGGGATCTGGTCCATGTCACGGCCCTGTTCTCGTTTTCCTCGGCCGCGGCCATGGCCCTCGCGCGGCGCGCGGGTGTGCCCGCCGTCCTCTCGCCGCAGGGCACGCTCATGCCCTGGGCCATCGGCTCGAAGCGCTGGAAAAAGGCTCCCTATTTCGAGCTCGTCGAGCGAAAAAACATCCTCTCCGCCGCGGGCGTGCACGCGACGAGCGACGAGGAGACGCGCGAGATCCTCCGCCACGTCCCCGGCGCGCGTACCTTCGTCGTGCCCAATGGCGTCGACTTGCCCGACGTGCTCCCCGACGTGCCGCGCGAGAAGGCGCGAATCGTTTTTCTGGGCCGCATCCACCCGGTGAAGGGATTCGACGTGCTCGTCCCTGCCCTCGCCCGCGTCGCCGCCGTCCTGCCCGAGGTGGAGACCCTCGTCGCCGGCCCGGACGAGGACGGCGAACAAGCGCGCGTCGAGGCCCTCCTCGCCCGCGTCACGCCCCGGCCCCGCGTGCGGTTTCTCGGGCCTGTGTACGGGAAGGACAAACAGGAGCTCCTCGCGTCGGCGACGGTCCTCGTGTTGCCCTCGCACGGCGAGAACTTCGGCATCGTCGTGGCCGAGGCGCTCGCCGCGGGTACGCCCGTCGTCGTGAGCAAGGCTTGTCCCTGGAAGATCCTGGAAGAGCGCGGCGCGGGCGCCTGGGTCGAGAACACGCCCGAGCGTATTGCCGAGGCGCTGCTTTGGATGCTCGAAGACCCCGCGCGGGCCCGGCGCATGGGAGAAGCAGGTCGCGCCGTGGCCGCGGAATTCGGCTGGGACGCCATGGCAAAACAGATGCTCGGGGAGTACGAGGCCATCGCCCTGCGCGGGAGGCGGCCTTGA
- a CDS encoding glycosyltransferase has protein sequence MRIFVTVGNALVPFDRLLGWVDEATSTLPVPVEGLCQHGPSRVRPRALTPRENLSRAEFEREMNHADVVVCHAGVGTLSDALRRGHRPIVAPRRAGFGEIVNDHQLEIVAALGHEGRIEVAEDAESLRAALLRHARGEARRGPPRDEDPARLLPVARAIAEGPARERPLLLGKLAMSALAALGPRLDRLRVR, from the coding sequence ATGAGGATCTTCGTCACCGTCGGCAATGCGCTCGTCCCCTTCGACCGGCTCCTCGGCTGGGTCGACGAGGCCACGTCGACGCTCCCCGTGCCCGTGGAAGGCCTCTGCCAGCACGGACCGAGCCGGGTTCGTCCGCGCGCGCTCACGCCACGCGAGAACCTCTCCCGCGCCGAATTCGAGCGCGAAATGAATCACGCTGACGTGGTCGTCTGCCACGCGGGCGTCGGCACGCTCTCCGATGCCCTCCGCCGCGGCCACCGCCCGATCGTCGCGCCGCGCCGCGCCGGGTTTGGGGAGATCGTGAACGACCACCAGCTCGAAATCGTCGCGGCCCTCGGGCATGAAGGGCGGATCGAGGTTGCCGAGGATGCCGAATCCCTCCGCGCAGCGCTCCTGCGTCATGCGCGGGGCGAGGCGCGGCGTGGTCCTCCGCGGGACGAGGATCCTGCGCGGCTCTTGCCCGTGGCGCGCGCGATCGCCGAAGGTCCGGCCCGCGAGCGCCCGCTGCTGCTCGGAAAACTCGCCATGAGCGCGCTCGCGGCGCTGGGTCCGCGGCTCGATCGGCTACGCGTGCGATGA
- a CDS encoding class I SAM-dependent methyltransferase translates to MSMTRENARSACRICGARGAPEESFEEIACFRCGTCGTVQSNVLPTVEELANHYAGFSESYTAGMGAERFAREMPKRHAAKLALVRHHQPQGRLLDVGCGEGGFLSQALEAGFDAVGCDYSVRKEYSPGVQVFPGNLDTEGGLPFEDASFDVVTSWAVIEHVRDPHAAMREVRRVLKPGGFFFCDTPLCGDASERDVAARSHWFCPPEHIHVFSYGSLSRLVWAAGLDVVYSTPSFERSAPRYVARRLRNVLVGVVLGRALRHFDPGAWERRRQSVVTQIGDIQLLVAQKPRG, encoded by the coding sequence ATGAGCATGACCCGCGAAAACGCGCGTTCCGCGTGCCGGATCTGCGGGGCGCGTGGAGCGCCGGAGGAGTCCTTCGAGGAGATCGCCTGTTTCCGCTGCGGCACCTGCGGCACCGTGCAATCGAACGTTCTGCCTACGGTGGAAGAGCTGGCAAACCATTACGCTGGTTTTTCGGAGAGCTACACAGCAGGCATGGGCGCCGAGCGGTTCGCCCGCGAGATGCCGAAGCGCCACGCCGCGAAGCTCGCGCTCGTGCGTCATCATCAGCCCCAAGGCCGCCTGCTCGACGTCGGCTGCGGGGAAGGCGGGTTCCTCTCACAAGCCCTCGAAGCCGGCTTCGACGCCGTCGGCTGCGATTACTCCGTGCGGAAAGAATATTCGCCCGGCGTCCAAGTTTTTCCCGGCAACCTCGACACCGAGGGGGGCTTGCCGTTCGAGGACGCGAGCTTCGATGTCGTCACGTCCTGGGCCGTGATCGAGCACGTGCGCGATCCACACGCGGCGATGCGCGAAGTGCGCCGTGTCCTCAAGCCGGGCGGTTTTTTCTTTTGCGACACGCCCCTCTGCGGCGACGCCTCGGAGCGCGACGTCGCGGCGCGCTCGCACTGGTTCTGCCCGCCCGAGCACATTCACGTGTTCTCGTACGGGTCGCTCTCGCGCCTCGTCTGGGCCGCGGGCCTCGACGTCGTGTATTCGACGCCCTCGTTCGAGCGCTCGGCGCCGAGGTACGTGGCGCGGCGCCTGCGAAACGTGCTCGTCGGCGTCGTCCTCGGGCGCGCGCTGCGCCATTTCGACCCGGGCGCGTGGGAGCGCCGGAGGCAGAGCGTGGTCACGCAGATCGGCGACATCCAGCTCCTCGTCGCGCAGAAGCCGCGGGGCTGA
- a CDS encoding ATP-binding protein, producing MSLDPRAKFRALTRVFDPIYRPYLDADDGPGSSYVPEAHEHYRAELEAALDLNDNAKLLLAGQPGCGKTTLLLSIAHRLRREGRLVAFVDLEAQTAVQDLGSLEMYLAAKAELIAEAKKAGIGLSEKATEMLRSALERLLGSSVAPDLDALGAALRRLLSTVRESKLLRDELRRQIKESGFEPIDMLAGLLDDLEEHRPVVLLDGLDKLPPVQARDAFLGDEKKPMVEAPGAAILTIPISLIYEPTFNVLSERYNNAGSAVLPAVRLYDLNPHTNTRRRSEQGVSIMRRIVEARVEPIDARIVMPEAVERAIVGSGGNIRELARLVQSSVVKAHVRRGTFIEEQDVTAAIADQRESFRRAYDPRFLPVLEKVRREFRLEGQGDVTKQLLYGLWVIEYRNGIAWYSLPDPVEQLLRQMETWAG from the coding sequence ATGAGCCTCGATCCTCGAGCGAAATTCCGCGCGTTGACCCGGGTCTTCGACCCGATTTACCGGCCGTACCTCGACGCCGACGACGGCCCCGGCTCCTCGTACGTCCCCGAAGCCCACGAGCACTATCGCGCCGAGCTCGAAGCCGCGCTCGACCTGAACGACAACGCGAAGCTGCTGCTCGCCGGCCAGCCCGGATGCGGCAAGACCACGCTCCTGCTCAGCATCGCCCACCGGCTGCGGCGCGAGGGGCGGCTCGTCGCGTTCGTCGACCTCGAAGCGCAGACGGCCGTGCAGGACCTCGGCTCGCTCGAGATGTACCTCGCTGCCAAGGCCGAGCTCATCGCGGAGGCGAAAAAAGCGGGAATCGGCCTCTCGGAAAAGGCGACCGAGATGCTGCGCAGCGCCCTCGAACGCCTGCTCGGCTCGTCCGTCGCGCCCGACCTCGACGCCCTCGGCGCCGCGCTACGCCGGCTGCTCTCCACGGTGCGCGAGAGCAAGCTCCTGCGCGACGAGCTGCGGCGGCAAATCAAGGAATCGGGCTTCGAGCCAATCGACATGCTCGCCGGCCTGCTCGACGACCTCGAAGAGCACAGGCCCGTCGTGCTGCTCGACGGCCTCGACAAACTGCCGCCCGTGCAGGCGCGCGACGCGTTCCTCGGCGACGAGAAGAAGCCAATGGTCGAGGCGCCGGGCGCGGCGATTTTGACGATCCCGATTTCGCTGATCTACGAGCCCACGTTCAACGTCCTCTCCGAGAGGTACAACAACGCGGGTAGCGCGGTCCTGCCTGCCGTGCGTCTCTACGATCTCAACCCGCACACGAACACGCGGCGGCGCTCCGAGCAGGGCGTGAGCATCATGCGTCGCATCGTGGAGGCGCGCGTCGAGCCGATCGACGCGCGGATCGTGATGCCCGAGGCCGTCGAGCGCGCGATCGTGGGATCGGGCGGCAACATCCGCGAGCTCGCGCGGCTCGTGCAATCGAGCGTGGTGAAGGCGCACGTCCGCCGCGGCACGTTCATCGAGGAGCAGGACGTGACCGCCGCGATCGCCGACCAGCGCGAGTCGTTCCGCCGCGCGTACGATCCCCGCTTCTTGCCGGTGCTCGAAAAGGTGCGACGCGAGTTCCGGCTCGAAGGCCAGGGCGATGTGACGAAGCAGCTCCTCTACGGGCTCTGGGTGATCGAATATCGCAATGGCATCGCCTGGTATTCGCTGCCCGATCCCGTCGAGCAGCTCCTCCGGCAAATGGAGACCTGGGCCGGATGA
- a CDS encoding metallophosphoesterase family protein, translated as MTPEARMEELSARLSLAQGSPSLLVVVAESDATLDEARGLLVGILQRAPMHMEDLGACDVDMGPARWVELTHERAADAYVLSAAPWGPFSGGAFAGLLNAEREFLRRLAGPVLLVVSRETERILRQKAPDFFTWAARTYELPAPAELVAMARRLGALPERTPGVPSEEPPLRFLHLSDLHLRPQRVKRYDQDRVLRGLIDFLAQDRARFPLDLIFVTGDLAHSGKPEEFALVVDLFQHLLDVTGVAPSHFFVVPGNHDVDREVGRWLRRTLDKDEEAIAFFEDEHARRFHMQKLEAYRAALAPLLGQDRALGLGVGAQAVEVVTVRGVRIAVASFNSAFFAQGDDDHGKLWLGEPNVDRAGDRIADEGARAAIALMHHPFEELHELERDIIEHRFERLFDLVLRGHMHQPKSRGIASQRGGFVELAAPSAYQGSPWPNGCLLGELRPRSGKVRITPYMYASGADPWVLDTKVFPDDAKDGYAHTFGVAEKKRTPSTLRRHLARATEEAVEAAPEAVQRQVAKVLGIEAPSSRMSKAVAKKVARAAAAKVDDPALLANVVDERRMSTALSKTAADELEAEGPTRIPRSDPHFLEKALGRVAEFIHRKVRGKVAKDAAREEMLVQLIATALSHVVDGPVSVERSFPEATRPDILIGNPNDAPAIRSIIEVHLLRRIGDALPKQFEQIERCLKSGEVAHGALVVVHTGEGDEEARIEHEKTPAGREVLVLHLFW; from the coding sequence ATGACGCCGGAAGCGCGCATGGAGGAACTCTCGGCGCGGCTCTCGCTGGCGCAGGGATCGCCGTCCCTGCTCGTCGTGGTGGCCGAATCCGATGCGACGCTCGACGAGGCGCGCGGCCTGCTCGTGGGCATTTTGCAGCGAGCGCCGATGCACATGGAGGACCTCGGCGCGTGTGACGTCGACATGGGCCCGGCGCGCTGGGTGGAGCTCACGCACGAGCGCGCGGCCGACGCCTACGTGCTCTCCGCGGCGCCGTGGGGCCCGTTCAGCGGCGGCGCATTCGCGGGCCTCCTGAACGCCGAGCGCGAGTTTTTGCGGCGGCTCGCGGGCCCCGTGCTGCTCGTCGTCTCCCGCGAGACGGAGCGAATCCTCCGGCAAAAGGCACCCGATTTCTTCACGTGGGCCGCGCGGACGTACGAGCTGCCCGCACCCGCGGAGCTCGTCGCGATGGCCCGAAGGCTCGGCGCCTTGCCCGAGCGCACGCCCGGGGTGCCCTCGGAAGAACCTCCCCTTCGATTCCTCCACCTCTCGGACCTCCATTTGAGGCCCCAGCGGGTGAAACGATACGACCAGGACCGCGTTCTCCGCGGCCTCATCGATTTCCTCGCGCAGGACCGCGCGCGTTTCCCGCTCGATCTGATTTTCGTGACGGGCGACCTCGCCCATAGCGGGAAGCCGGAAGAGTTCGCGCTCGTGGTCGACCTCTTCCAGCACCTCCTCGACGTGACGGGCGTCGCGCCGTCCCATTTCTTCGTCGTCCCCGGCAACCACGACGTCGACCGCGAGGTGGGCCGCTGGCTCCGGCGCACGCTCGACAAGGACGAGGAGGCGATTGCATTCTTCGAGGACGAGCACGCCCGACGGTTCCACATGCAAAAGCTCGAAGCGTATCGCGCGGCGCTCGCGCCGCTGCTCGGGCAAGACCGCGCGCTCGGGCTCGGCGTCGGCGCGCAGGCGGTGGAAGTCGTGACGGTGCGCGGGGTGCGGATCGCGGTTGCGTCGTTCAATTCAGCATTTTTCGCGCAGGGCGACGACGATCACGGAAAACTCTGGCTCGGCGAGCCGAATGTGGATCGCGCCGGTGACCGCATCGCCGACGAGGGCGCGCGGGCCGCGATCGCGCTCATGCACCACCCGTTCGAAGAGCTGCACGAGCTCGAGCGCGACATCATCGAGCACCGCTTCGAGCGCCTCTTCGACCTCGTGCTGCGCGGCCACATGCACCAGCCGAAGAGCCGCGGCATTGCCTCGCAGCGGGGCGGCTTCGTCGAGCTCGCGGCGCCGTCGGCCTACCAGGGCAGCCCGTGGCCCAATGGCTGCCTGCTCGGCGAGCTTCGGCCGCGCTCGGGCAAGGTGCGAATCACCCCGTACATGTACGCCTCGGGCGCGGATCCCTGGGTGCTCGATACCAAGGTTTTCCCCGACGACGCAAAGGACGGCTACGCGCACACGTTCGGCGTGGCCGAAAAGAAACGGACGCCGAGCACCTTGCGGAGGCATCTGGCCCGGGCGACGGAGGAGGCGGTGGAAGCCGCGCCGGAGGCCGTGCAAAGGCAGGTGGCGAAGGTGCTCGGCATCGAGGCACCGAGCAGCCGGATGTCGAAAGCGGTGGCGAAAAAGGTCGCGCGGGCCGCGGCTGCGAAGGTGGACGATCCGGCGCTGCTCGCGAATGTGGTGGACGAACGGCGCATGAGCACGGCGCTGAGCAAGACGGCTGCCGACGAACTCGAAGCGGAAGGGCCGACGCGGATTCCGCGATCGGATCCGCACTTCTTGGAGAAGGCGCTCGGGCGGGTGGCGGAGTTCATTCACCGCAAGGTCCGCGGCAAGGTGGCGAAGGACGCGGCCCGCGAGGAAATGCTCGTGCAGCTCATCGCCACGGCGCTGAGCCATGTGGTGGATGGGCCCGTATCCGTGGAGCGCTCGTTCCCTGAGGCGACGCGGCCGGACATTCTCATCGGGAATCCGAACGACGCCCCGGCGATCCGCTCGATCATCGAGGTGCATCTGTTACGGAGGATCGGGGATGCCCTGCCGAAGCAATTCGAGCAGATCGAGCGCTGCTTGAAGAGCGGCGAGGTCGCGCACGGCGCGCTCGTGGTGGTTCACACGGGCGAGGGGGACGAGGAGGCGCGCATCGAGCACGAGAAGACTCCGGCAGGGCGGGAGGTCCTCGTGTTGCATTTGTTCTGGTAG
- a CDS encoding Uma2 family endonuclease, with the protein MAEPAGKLKVTFAEYLALEEGSETKHEFLDGQIYDMAGGTPNHGLLAGNVARALGNQLEGRPCRVHPADVRIRVQATGLSTYPDVSVVCGQLQVDAEDKNGVVNPIVLVEVLSESTEAYDRGMKFTHYRRIPSLREYVLVSHKTKQIEVYRRADGGAWILHEAQSGSIDLESIGCSLSVDAVYRGAFEVPELVS; encoded by the coding sequence ATGGCGGAGCCGGCGGGGAAGCTGAAGGTCACGTTCGCCGAGTACCTGGCCCTCGAAGAGGGGAGCGAGACGAAGCACGAGTTCCTGGACGGACAGATCTACGACATGGCCGGGGGTACGCCGAATCATGGGCTCCTCGCAGGAAACGTGGCCCGAGCGCTTGGCAACCAGCTCGAGGGGCGCCCTTGCCGTGTGCACCCCGCAGACGTTCGGATCCGGGTCCAAGCGACCGGCCTATCGACGTACCCCGACGTCAGCGTCGTCTGCGGCCAGCTCCAGGTGGATGCCGAGGACAAGAACGGCGTCGTGAATCCCATCGTGCTCGTGGAGGTCCTTTCGGAGAGCACAGAGGCCTACGACCGCGGCATGAAATTCACGCATTACCGGCGGATTCCCTCTCTCCGCGAATACGTTCTCGTTTCGCACAAGACGAAGCAGATCGAGGTGTACCGCCGGGCCGACGGAGGCGCCTGGATTCTGCACGAGGCGCAGAGCGGGTCGATCGACCTCGAATCGATCGGCTGTTCGCTTTCGGTGGACGCGGTCTACCGCGGAGCCTTCGAGGTGCCCGAGCTCGTCTCCTGA
- a CDS encoding carbamoyltransferase family protein, with protein MSRLVLGINSAHGDASAALIGEGGIVAAIAEERINRKKHCAGFPRLAVAEVLRLAGATPQDLTDIAVARDPRANVAAKVAFIASRPFTGVPSAVKRLAVHREVATSGDLVAEALGVPEASIRAKFHRVEHHLAHAASAYYWSPFDRATTITCDGAGDFATSLIGLCEGNRIEILRKNLWPHSLGVFYTAICQFLGFDKFGEEYKVMGLSAYGVNRFAREMRRVVRFHPEQGIRLDLTWFRHHKTSEGMETVEGAEIQVPRLWSDAMASLFGPARRRGEPITDRERDIAASLQTRFEEIYLALVGDAVERTGVRSVAMAGGSVLNSVGNGRMITEGWVDRAYFQPAASDDGTAVGAALWVKHGVHGEVRTPEVRHAYWGTSFQDHEIETALVNAGLPFKKLGRDGLLAAAAQALSEGKIVGWFQGREEWGPRALGNRSILCHPGWPGMKATLNARIKNREPFRPFAPVIRLEKLSTCFRGDHEVPFMIIVYKVRPEWKDKLSAITHEDGTGRVQTVRRADNELYYDLLGVFEEKTGIPVLLNTSFNENEPIVHTPDEAIDCYRRTKMDALGIGSFWLEKPGGEGG; from the coding sequence ATGTCTCGTCTGGTCTTGGGCATCAATTCGGCCCACGGGGATGCGTCGGCGGCGCTCATCGGTGAGGGGGGCATCGTCGCGGCGATCGCCGAGGAGAGGATCAACCGGAAAAAGCACTGCGCAGGTTTTCCGCGCCTCGCCGTGGCCGAGGTCCTGCGCCTCGCGGGGGCGACGCCGCAGGACCTCACGGACATCGCGGTCGCGCGGGATCCGCGGGCGAACGTGGCGGCGAAGGTCGCGTTCATCGCGTCGAGGCCGTTCACGGGCGTCCCGAGCGCGGTGAAGCGGCTCGCGGTGCACCGCGAGGTCGCGACGAGCGGGGACCTCGTGGCCGAGGCGCTCGGCGTCCCGGAGGCCTCGATTCGGGCGAAATTCCACCGGGTCGAGCATCACCTCGCCCACGCGGCGAGCGCGTATTACTGGTCCCCGTTCGACCGCGCTACGACGATCACCTGCGACGGCGCCGGGGATTTCGCGACGAGCCTCATCGGCCTTTGCGAGGGCAATCGCATCGAGATCCTGCGAAAGAACCTCTGGCCTCATTCGCTCGGCGTGTTTTACACGGCCATCTGCCAGTTCCTCGGCTTCGACAAGTTCGGCGAGGAATACAAGGTGATGGGTCTGTCGGCGTACGGCGTCAATCGATTCGCCAGGGAAATGCGGCGTGTCGTGCGTTTTCATCCAGAGCAGGGCATCCGGCTCGATTTGACGTGGTTTCGGCACCACAAGACGAGCGAGGGGATGGAGACCGTGGAGGGCGCGGAGATCCAGGTCCCGCGGCTCTGGTCGGACGCGATGGCCTCGCTCTTCGGCCCTGCGCGGCGGCGCGGGGAGCCGATCACGGATCGGGAGCGGGACATCGCGGCGTCGTTGCAGACGCGGTTCGAGGAGATTTATCTCGCGCTCGTGGGGGACGCGGTCGAGCGGACGGGTGTGCGCAGCGTGGCGATGGCGGGCGGGTCGGTGCTGAATTCGGTGGGCAATGGTCGCATGATCACCGAGGGCTGGGTCGACCGGGCCTATTTCCAGCCCGCGGCCTCGGACGACGGCACGGCCGTGGGCGCGGCGTTATGGGTGAAGCACGGCGTGCACGGCGAGGTGCGGACGCCCGAGGTGCGGCATGCGTACTGGGGGACGAGCTTCCAGGACCACGAAATCGAGACGGCGCTCGTGAACGCGGGCCTCCCGTTCAAGAAGCTCGGCCGGGACGGCTTGCTCGCGGCGGCTGCGCAGGCGCTTTCCGAGGGCAAGATCGTCGGCTGGTTCCAGGGCCGCGAGGAATGGGGCCCGCGCGCACTCGGCAACCGGAGCATTTTGTGCCATCCGGGCTGGCCGGGGATGAAGGCCACGCTGAACGCGCGCATCAAGAACCGCGAGCCCTTCCGCCCGTTCGCGCCCGTCATTCGGCTCGAAAAGCTGAGCACCTGTTTCCGCGGGGATCACGAGGTGCCGTTCATGATCATCGTCTACAAGGTACGCCCGGAATGGAAGGACAAACTCTCGGCGATCACGCACGAGGACGGCACGGGCCGCGTGCAGACGGTGCGGCGGGCCGACAACGAGCTGTATTACGACCTGCTCGGGGTCTTCGAGGAGAAGACGGGGATCCCGGTCCTGCTCAACACGTCGTTCAACGAAAACGAGCCGATCGTGCACACGCCGGACGAGGCGATCGATTGTTATCGGCGCACGAAGATGGATGCGCTGGGAATCGGGTCGTTCTGGCTGGAAAAACCGGGCGGGGAGGGGGGCTGA
- a CDS encoding glycosyltransferase family 4 protein, translating into MRVVAVNQFYAPDHAATSQLLTELCEDLAAAGEDVTVIASRGGYLGGEALPAREHLRGVDVVRPYATRFGKATMAGRLADYLSFWATSVLAAALEAKPDVLLVLTTPPMIAAGGALVALARRLPLVTWVQDVYPEAAIQLGYLAPRGPASLALLGLGRATHHAAARIVALSEGMADRLVAQGAPRERIRVLPNWSDGRLVSPRGREDHPFRKTHGSDGRFLAMYSGNLGIGHDVRTFVEAARRLKDRLPELLVLFIGDGVRRAEAEALAKGLENVRFLPYQPHDAIGESLSAADVHLVSLREDLEGLLVPSKLYGALAAGRPVIYLGPPRCEVARVVREHDLGWTGHPGDVEGLCRALEDAVTRRTSWDEKGARARRIFDEHYDRPVSSARFRALLEEASKEPPPLAQRA; encoded by the coding sequence ATGCGCGTCGTCGCCGTCAACCAATTTTATGCCCCCGACCACGCCGCCACCTCGCAGCTCCTCACGGAGCTCTGCGAGGACCTCGCCGCCGCGGGCGAAGACGTGACGGTCATTGCGAGCCGCGGCGGATACCTCGGCGGCGAAGCGCTCCCCGCCCGCGAGCACCTCCGCGGCGTCGACGTCGTCCGCCCCTACGCCACGCGCTTCGGCAAGGCCACGATGGCCGGCCGCCTCGCCGATTACCTGTCGTTCTGGGCCACGAGCGTGCTCGCCGCCGCCCTCGAAGCCAAACCCGACGTGCTGCTCGTGCTCACGACGCCGCCCATGATCGCCGCCGGCGGCGCGCTCGTCGCCCTCGCCCGCCGCCTGCCGCTCGTCACGTGGGTGCAGGACGTCTATCCGGAGGCGGCCATCCAGCTCGGTTACCTCGCGCCCCGCGGCCCGGCGTCGCTCGCGCTGCTCGGCCTCGGCCGCGCCACGCACCACGCCGCCGCCCGCATCGTCGCGCTCTCCGAAGGCATGGCCGACCGCCTCGTCGCGCAAGGCGCGCCCCGTGAGCGCATCCGCGTCCTGCCAAACTGGTCCGACGGCCGCCTCGTGTCGCCCCGCGGACGCGAGGACCATCCTTTCCGAAAAACCCACGGTTCGGACGGACGATTTCTGGCGATGTACAGCGGCAACCTCGGCATCGGGCACGACGTCCGGACCTTCGTCGAGGCCGCGCGACGCCTGAAAGACCGGCTGCCCGAGCTCCTCGTGCTCTTCATCGGCGACGGTGTGCGGCGCGCCGAGGCCGAGGCGCTCGCGAAGGGCCTCGAAAACGTGCGTTTCCTGCCGTATCAGCCTCACGACGCGATCGGCGAGAGTCTCTCGGCCGCGGACGTACATCTCGTCTCGCTACGCGAGGATCTCGAAGGGCTGCTCGTCCCGAGCAAGCTGTACGGCGCGCTCGCCGCGGGAAGGCCCGTGATCTATCTCGGACCGCCGCGTTGCGAAGTTGCCCGCGTGGTGCGCGAGCACGATCTCGGCTGGACCGGCCACCCCGGCGACGTCGAGGGCCTATGCCGCGCGCTCGAAGACGCGGTCACGCGCAGAACGTCCTGGGATGAAAAGGGCGCGCGGGCCCGCAGGATCTTCGACGAACACTACGATCGCCCCGTATCCTCAGCCCGCTTCCGCGCCCTGTTGGAGGAGGCGTCGAAAGAGCCACCGCCGCTCGCGCAGCGCGCTTGA